In Kazachstania africana CBS 2517 chromosome 4, complete genome, the following are encoded in one genomic region:
- the MCH5 gene encoding riboflavin transporter (similar to Saccharomyces cerevisiae MCH5 (YOR306C); ancestral locus Anc_8.783), with translation MEHMKDGNTATSITTSLNLRSLHQDSDESDSLHASSSSEMISSSMEETKSHKSVASNDSNNLINRNTRLDGDHSFMEEQSEDEKSLTFDEEDFPEGGLRAWLVTFGCFCGLIPIFGIVNITSVIEESIQENQLSSYSSSSIGWIFSLFIFICFSFGIFSGTYFDRNGFKKVVAVGTVIHVGGIFAMANCTQFWHFILSYSIACGIGSGIALSPLISCPAHYFKRRRGTATACSTLGGSIGGAILPIILRKMFALKSDTNKLYGFIWGIRVLGFIHLFLLTLAVIFGKERLPNVIDPPKDNSIKAKLEHVYKVYLLNSFDAKGFTDMKYLFCVLGTALGELSLTSVTTYFSSYALTRGVTQADSYNLIMVMNLCGIPGRWLPGRLSDSFGRFNVAIATLVALSIVMLVGWLPFGRDLKSLYVIAAFYGFCSGSIFSLLPVCCGQISKTEEFGKRYSTMYFIVSFTALFGIPVAGAIIHNATHADYEHYIIYCSIGTLAAAMSFFASRSFAVGFKWKKF, from the coding sequence atggAACACATGAAAGATGGCAATACGGCAACATCAATTACCACATCTTTGAATCTTAGAAGTTTACATCAAGATAGTGATGAATCAGATAGCTTGCATGCATCTAGTTCTAGTGAGatgatttcatcatctatggaagaaacaaaaagtCATAAAAGTGTCGCTAGTAATGACTCTAACAATTTGATCAACAGAAATACACGTCTGGATGGGGATCATTCATTTATGGAAGAACAGTCAGAGGATGAAAAATCTCTCACTTTTGATGAGGAAGATTTCCCAGAAGGTGGATTGAGGGCTTGGCTTGTCACTTTTGGTTGCTTCTGCGGTTTGATTCCAATCTTCGGAATCGTCAATATCACTAGTGTCATTGAAGAATCCATCCAGGAAAATCAGCTGTCTTCCTATAGTTCGTCGTCTATAGGTTGGAtcttctctcttttcatattcatttGTTTCAGTTTTGGTATTTTTAGTGGAACCTACTTTGATAGAAACGGTTTTAAGAAAGTTGTCGCTGTTGGCACAGTAATTCACGTAGGTGGTATATTTGCCATGGCTAACTGTACTCAGTTTTGGCATTTCATTCTATCGTATTCAATTGCATGTGGGATCGGGAGCGGAATTGCCTTAAGTCCCCTTATCAGTTGTCCTGCccattatttcaaaagaagacGTGGTACCGCTACAGCTTGTTCAACTCTTGGAGGAAGTATTGGTGGTGCTATTTTACCAATTATCTTGCGTAAAATGTTCGCTCTGAAATCAGACACGAACAAATTATACGGTTTCATATGGGGTATCAGAGTATTGGGTTTTATTCatctatttcttttaaCTCTCGCTGTCATCTTTGGTAAAGAAAGATTACCAAATGTCATAGATCCACCAAAGgataattcaattaaagCAAAATTAGAGCATGTCTATAAAGTTTACCTTCTCAACAGTTTTGATGCAAAAGGTTTCACTGAtatgaaatatttattttgtGTTTTGGGAACAGCTCTCGGTGAATTATCACTCACTTCCGTAACAACGTACTTCAGTTCATATGCTCTAACGCGTGGAGTTACTCAAGCTGATTCATACAATTTAATCATGGTTATGAATTTATGTGGTATCCCAGGTAGGTGGCTTCCAGGTAGATTGAGTGATTCCTTTGGTAGATTCAACGTTGCTATAGCCACTTTAGTGGCATTATCCATTGTAATGCTTGTAGGATGGTTGCCATTTGGTAGAGATTTGAAGAGCTTATATGTGATCGCTGCCTTCTATGGATTCTGTTCCGGTAGCATCTTCTCATTACTACCTGTCTGTTGTGgtcaaatttcaaaaactgaAGAGTTTGGTAAACGTTACTCCACCATGTACTTCATCGTCTCATTTACTGCTTTATTCGGTATTCCAGTTGCAGGTGCCATAATCCACAATGCTACACATGCTGACTATGAACATTATATCATTTACTGTAGTATTGGTACTCTAGCCGCTGcaatgtcattttttgCATCAAGAAGTTTTGCAGTCGGATTCaaatggaagaaattttag
- the SLY41 gene encoding Sly41p (similar to Saccharomyces cerevisiae SLY41 (YOR307C); ancestral locus Anc_8.785): protein MSIVGTSVTNAYTIKRRKSIHKNLDDPFLYQIPSPSSSKYHPKDGRQLRDINDFDAFITKLDSIKNELLQNVQSRFFEGAWSGIDYKITVLCLLWYITSSISSNLSKLILYSFPHPVALTELQFLISGVMCLLFTIFVNHLQKPRLTHTSLSRCLNNFPDGILPSYLDGNFNRSIIDKFLDPSKTVFRTTLPLGLFQFVGHVTSHKSTSVIPISLVHSIKALSPIATVLYYKVWKGKGYGRMTYCTLLLLVSGVIITCWSKGGDKASSNTRSEIFLGIFFAFISMIIFVCQSIFAAGILAFKKAEKVNLLPSKNSDYDKSYTHSPLQLDKITILFYCSCIGFLLTLGPFLTNELVQGRGMANDLTWQVFILVLLHGFIHFFQAMLAFQLLGQLSSVTYSIANILKRIVIITAALLWESNLNFRQVFGLVLTVCGLYGYQKWGKSI, encoded by the coding sequence ATGAGTATTGTAGGGACTTCAGTTACAAACGCGTATACCATAAAACGGCGCAAGTCTATTCACAAGAATCTAGATGATCCATTTCTATATCAGATACCGAGCCCATCTTCTTCGAAATACCACCCAAAAGATGGTAGACAGCTTAGGGAtattaatgattttgatgcATTTATTACCAAATTAGATAGTATTAAAAATGAGCTATTGCAAAATGTACAAAGTAGATTTTTTGAGGGCGCTTGGTCAGGAATTGATTATAAAATCACTGTTCTGTGTTTGCTTTGGTATATAACgtcatcaatttcaagcAACTTGTCTAAGCTTATTCTTTATAGCTTCCCTCATCCTGTTGCATTGACAGAATTACAATTTCTTATTAGTGGAGTCATGTGCCttttatttacaatattCGTGAATCATCTACAAAAACCAAGGTTAACGCATACATCTTTATCAAGATGTTTAAATAATTTCCCGGATGGCATACTGCCAAGTTATTTGGATGGTAATTTCAACCGGTCAATTATTGATAAGTTCCTAGATCCTTCAAAAACAGTTTTTAGGACTACTCTTCCTCTTGGTCTTTTCCAGTTTGTGGGACACGTCACCTCCCATAAATCTACTTCAGTGATTCCCATTTCTTTAGTTCATTCCATAAAAGCTTTATCGCCCATAGCCACTGTACTTTATTACAAGGTATGGAAGGGAAAGGGCTACGGAAGAATGACATATTGCACACTATTATTGCTTGTCAGTGGTGTTATAATCACGTGTTGGTCGAAAGGTGGTGATAAAGCATCTTCCAACACACGTtctgaaatatttttggggatattttttgcttttATTTCTATGATTATATTTGTCTGTCAAAGTATATTTGCAGCAGGTATACTAGCGTTTAAGAAAGCGGAAAAGGTCAACCTTTTACCATCCAAGAATTCCGACTATGATAAATCGTACACGCACTCACCATTACAATTGGATAAGATAACTATATTATTCTATTGTTCTTGTATTGGGTTCTTACTTACGTTAGGACCTTTCTTGACCAACGAATTGGTTCAAGGAAGGGGAATGGCAAATGATTTGACATGGCAAGTATTCATACTAGTGCTACTTCATGGgtttattcattttttccaGGCGATGTTAGCGTTCCAACTGCTTGGTCAGTTATCATCAGTGACTTACTCTATTGCAAATATATTGAAGAgaattgttattattacagCTGCATTACTTTGGGAATCAAACCTAAATTTCAGACAAGTTTTTGGCTTGGTCCTTACTGTATGTGGGTTATATGGTTATCAGAAATGGGGCAAATCTATATAA
- the SNU66 gene encoding U4/U6-U5 snRNP complex subunit SNU66 (similar to Saccharomyces cerevisiae SNU66 (YOR308C); ancestral locus Anc_8.786), with protein MAEPIGNLQDCSSSYGNTGFKRGPSQENEQDKHFSNGEDLSVGETNKIRLSLGLKPIPLGDKIIKQEKKENDFIDVSKLDRLKRKLGNLKSSFNLISDNPDSSLKDDDDFQKNWLQDIGTKKKAHVQLRYDETKNEDDDLTEVQLSNSIGTILPGKEMVLTLKDSSIFETEDEGAPIDVLENENVMHEQRAAKHLELRKMNQQRKRNKMVLNVSSKMIAQEEEKEENVRHKSGSVIAVGAEVKPKEVSEEQESTSLDGKIKVIFDESDASAEEGDFKPIKLKKRKTRNDPGSNRRKKLILPDRMVKVDLQEDDTSTTYIDDFEENIIKPKKKLVERKSADELAIEIRKESLENEQRKREISRLHNISSQLILDERADFFNSLSSNVLEGTQVAPETFADHIGKNTTGHAFATVELPDNLNNKRVDNDIVDHSKSSSVNFYGGIASTLQFLQGQSIFPESRSSQTNTEIADDFLAHKHNIAAKETRKRMLEKGLSNVRNKYSKNESKTSQDREEQKMQQSLNEVQDELLEDYNPKINLVYKDNRGNELTTKEAYKKLSQKFHGTRSNKKKLAKFQAKVQARNRIQSLQYVFNPEEE; from the coding sequence ATGGCTGAACCTATAGGAAACTTACAAGATTGTTCGTCCAGCTACGGTAATACTGGCTTCAAAAGGGGGCCTTCGcaagaaaatgaacaaGATAAGCATTTTTCTAATGGAGAGGACCTTTCTGTTGGGGAGACAAACAAAATCAGACTATCATTGGGACTCAAACCTATCCCATTAGGTGATAAGATTATCAAACAGGAAAAAAAGGAgaatgattttattgacGTGTCAAAACTAGACAGGttaaaaaggaaattagGTAACTTAaaatcatctttcaatCTGATCTCAGATAATCCGGATTCCTCATtaaaagatgatgatgacttTCAGAAAAACTGGCTGCAAGATATTGGCACTAAGAAGAAGGCACACGTTCAGTTAAGGTACGATGAGAcgaaaaatgaagatgatgaccTAACAGAGGTGCAGCTTTCTAATTCGATTGGAACCATTTTACCGGGGAAAGAAATGGTGCTGACCTTGAAGGACAGTAGTATATTTGAAACTGAGGATGAAGGTGCACCAATAGAtgttttagaaaatgaaaatgtgaTGCATGAACAGCGGGCCGCTAAGCACCTTGAGTTGCGTAAAATGAATCAGCAAAGAAAACGAAATAAAATGGTACTGAACGTTTCGAGCAAAATGATTGCtcaagaagaggaaaaggAGGAGAATGTGCGTCATAAAAGTGGTTCAGTTATTGCTGTAGGAGCCGAAGTAAAACCTAAAGAAGTATCAGAAGAGCAGGAATCAACATCTCTTGATGGTAAGATCAAAGTTATCTTTGATGAAAGTGATGCTTCAGCAGAAGAAGGTGATTTCAAACCcataaaattgaagaaaagaaaaacgaGAAATGATCCTGGTAGtaacagaagaaaaaagctTATTTTGCCGGACCGAATGGTAAAGGTAGACCTTCAAGAAGACGATACTAGTACGACTTACATcgatgattttgaagaaaatatcataaaaccaaagaagaaacttgttgaaagaaaatctgCAGATGAACTTGCAATCGAGATAAGAAAAGAgtctttggaaaatgaacAACGCAAAAGAGAGATTTCTAGATTACATAATATTTCATCACAGCTAATATTGGACGAGAGAGCTGACTTctttaattcattatcttccAATGTATTGGAGGGTACACAAGTTGCTCCAGAAACTTTTGCAGATCATATAGGTAAGAATACGACAGGACACGCTTTTGCTACAGTAGAACTTCCTGACAATCTCAACAATAAAAGAGTAGATAACGATATCGTCGATCATAGTAAATCATCGTCGGTAAATTTTTACGGTGGTATAGCTTCTACGTTGCAATTTCTACAAGGTCAGAGCATTTTCCCTGAAAGTCGAAGTTCGCAGACAAATACAGAAATAGCTGATGATTTCTTGGCACATAAGCACAATATTGCAGCAAAAGAAACACGTAAACGTATGCTGGAAAAAGGATTGAGTAACGTCAGGAATAAATATTCCAAGAATGAATCAAAGACATCCCAGGATCGTGAAGAACAGAAGATGCAACAGAGTCTCAACGAAGTACAGGATGAACTGCTGGAGGATTACAATCCTAAGATTAATTTGGTGTATAAGGATAATCGTGGGAATGAATTAACTACTAAAGAAGCATATAAAAAGTTATCCCAAAAATTCCACGGTACACGgtcaaataagaaaaaactAGCGAAGTTTCAAGCTAAAGTTCAGGCCAGAAACAGGATACAGAGTCTGCAGTACGTTTTCAACCCCGAGGAAGAATGA
- the NOP58 gene encoding RNA-processing protein NOP58 (similar to Saccharomyces cerevisiae NOP58 (YOR310C); ancestral locus Anc_8.787), which yields MSYVLTETSAGYALLKASDKKIYKSTTLLSDLDSSEKVLKEFKIAAFSKFSSAANALEEANSIIEGKVSSQLEKILEQIKKDKKSTLIVSETKLANAINKLGLNFNVVSDAVTLDIYRAVKEHLPELLPGLNDSDLSKMSLGLAHSIGRHKLKFSADKVDVMIIQAIALLDDLDKELNTYAMRCKEWYGWHFPELAKIVTDSVAYARIILTMGIRSKAAETDMSEILPEEVEERVKTAAEVSMGTEITQSDLDNIKSLAEQIVEFAAYREQLSNYLSNRMKAIAPNLTQLVGELVGARLIAHSGSLVSLAKSPASTIQILGAEKALFRALKTKHDTPKYGLLYHASLVGQATGKNKGKIARVLAAKAAVSLRYDALAEDRDDSGDIGLECRAKVENRLSQLEGRDLRTTPKVVRDEKKVEITETKSYNADADAVSAVAEEESDSDDEEKEEKKEKKRKRDDGDDAEKKEKKSKKEKKEKKDKKDKKDKKDKKHKKSKKEKK from the coding sequence ATGTCATATGTTCTAACCGAAACATCAGCTGGTTATGCCCTTCTAAAGGCCTcagataaaaaaatctaCAAGTCCACCACTTTGCTCAGTGACCTAGATAGTTCTGAAAAAGTTCTAAAAGAATTCAAGATTGCAGCTTTCTCTAAATTTAGCTCTGCCGCTAATGCTTTAGAAGAAGCTAACTCGATCATAGAGGGTAAAGTTTCTTCCCaattagagaaaatattagaaCAAATTAAGAAAGATAAGAAGTCCACTTTAATTGTAAGTGAAACCAAATTAGCAAATGCCATTAATAAATTAGGTTTAAACTTCAACGTCGTTTCAGATGCTGTTACTTTAGATATCTACAGAGCTGTTAAGGAGCATTTACCTGAACTATTACCTGGTTTAAACGATTCTGACTTGAGCAAGATGTCTCTTGGTTTAGCTCACTCCATTGGTCGTCACAAACTAAAGTTTTCCGCAGACAAGGTTGACGTTATGATTATCCAAGCCATTGCCTTATTGGATGACTTAGACAAAGAACTAAACACATATGCTATGAGATGTAAGGAATGGTATGGCTGGCACTTCCCAGAACTAGCTAAAATAGTGACTGACTCTGTCGCTTACGCTAGAATTATCTTAACAATGGGTATTAGATCCAAGGCTGCTGAAACTGACATGAGCGAAATTTTGCcagaagaagttgaagaacGTGTCAAGACCGCCGCTGAAGTTTCCATGGGTACTGAAATTACTCAAAGTGATTTGGATAACATTAAAAGTTTAGCTGAACAAATTGTAGAATTTGCTGCCTACAGAGAACAATTATCCAATTATTTATCTAACAGAATGAAAGCCATTGCTCCAAATTTAACTCAATTAGTTGGTGAATTGGTAGGTGCCAGATTAATCGCTCATTCCGGTTCCTTAGTTTCTTTGGCAAAGTCTCCTGCTTCCACCATTCAAATCTTAGGTGCCGAAAAGGCTCTATTCAGAGCTTTAAAGACTAAGCATGACACTCCAAAGTACGGTTTACTATATCATGCTTCATTAGTTGGCCAAGCTACTGGTAAGAACAAGGGTAAGATTGCGAGAGTTTTAGCCGCTAAAGCTGCTGTTTCTCTTCGTTACGATGCCTTAGCAGAAGATAGAGACGACTCTGGTGATATTGGTCTAGAATGTAGAGCTAAGGTCGAAAACAGACTATCACAATTAGAAGGCAGAGATCTAAGAACCACTCCAAAGGTTGTTCgtgatgaaaagaaggtCGAAATAACTGAAACCAAGAGTTACAATGCTGATGCCGATGCTGTCAGCGCTGTTGCTGAGGAAGAATCTGATTCtgatgacgaagaaaaggaagagaagaaggaaaagaagagaaagagagatgatggtgatgatgctgaaaagaaggaaaagaaatccaagaaggaaaagaaggaaaagaaagacaaGAAGGACAAGAAGGACAAGAAAGACAAGAAACATAAAAAATccaagaaggaaaagaaatag
- the DGK1 gene encoding diacylglycerol kinase (similar to Saccharomyces cerevisiae HSD1 (YOR311C); ancestral locus Anc_8.788), giving the protein MVDETSVAYESTGLQRHEIKFGEVSRKKSKVIASTNSVIASDDVHLPVTEIHLKSHEWFGDFITKHEVPRKAFHSSIGFITLYFYTQNVDYKKISLPLVTAFIPIFILDVIRLRWPFFNKIYCRCVGALMRKKEIHTYNGVLWYLLGLIFSFSFFSKDVALMSLFLLSWCDTAASTFGRKYGHLTPKIARNKSLAGSLAAFTVGFTVCLTFYGYFVPAFDVNKPGEIEWTPETSRLNLVSLSVLGGFVASLSEGIDLFNWDDNFTIPVLSSIFLHCVIYGFKI; this is encoded by the coding sequence ATGGTCGATGAAACTAGTGTAGCGTATGAGTCTACCGGTTTACAACGTCATGAGATAAAGTTTGGCGAAGTATCACggaaaaaatcaaaagttATTGCGTCTACTAATAGTGTCATCGCTTCCGATGACGTCCATTTGCCTGTTACAGAAATACATTTAAAGTCGCATGAGTGGTTTGGTGATTTCATCACGAAACATGAAGTTCCTCGTAAGGCGTTTCATTCATCTATTGGTTTTATTACGTTATATTTCTATACTCAAAATGTTGACTATAAGAAGATTAGTCTACCACTAGTAACAGCATTTATTCCAATATTCATATTAGATGTCATAAGATTACGTTGGCCATTTTTTAACAAGATATATTGCCGTTGTGTGGGTGCCTTGATGAGAAAGAAGGAAATTCATACATATAATGGTGTCCTTTGGTACCTATTAGGtcttatattttctttttcatttttctccaAAGACGTTGCACTAAtgtctctttttcttttaagcTGGTGTGATACTGCAGCATCAACGTTTGGAAGGAAGTATGGCCACTTGACTCCAAAAATTGCTAGAAACAAGTCATTGGCAGGTTCGCTGGCGGCATTTACCGTCGGGTTCACCGTTTGCCTAACATTTTATGGATACTTTGTCCCGGCCTTCGATGTCAATAAGCCTGGTGAAATAGAATGGACGCCTGAAACTAGCAGATTAAACTTAGTCAGTCTTTCTGTACTTGGTGGTTTCGTTGCTTCATTGAGCGAAGGAATTGATTTGTTCAATTGGGATGATAATTTTACTATCCCCGTCCTATCTTCAATCTTTTTACACTGTGTTATCTATGGCTTTAAAATATAG
- the RPL20B gene encoding 60S ribosomal protein eL20 (similar to Saccharomyces cerevisiae RPL20A (YMR242C) and RPL20B (YOR312C); ancestral locus Anc_8.789): protein MRIFASNEVVAKSRYWYFLQKLHKVKKASGEVVSVNQIHEAHPTKVKNFGIWVRYDSRSGTHNMYKEVRDVTRVAAVGTLYQDMAARHRARFRSIHILKVAEIEKTADVKRQYVKQFLTKDLKFPLPHRVQKSTKTFSYKKPTTFY from the coding sequence ATGAGAATCTTTGCTTCAAATGAAGTTGTTGCAAAGTCTCGTTACTGGTATTTCTTACAAAAATTACACAAGGTCAAGAAGGCTTCTGGTGAAGTTGTTTCTGTTAACCAAATTCACGAAGCTCACCCAACCAAGGTTAAGAACTTCGGTATCTGGGTTAGATACGACTCTAGATCCGGTACTCACAACATGTACAAGGAAGTCAGAGATGTCACCAGAGTTGCTGCTGTCGGTACTTTATACCAAGACATGGCTGCTAGACACAGAGCTAGATTTAGATCTATCCACATCTTAAAGGTtgctgaaattgaaaaaaccGCCGATGTCAAGAGACAATACGTTAAGCAATTCTTAACCAAGGACTTGAAGTTCCCATTACCACACAGAGTCCAAAAGTCTACCAAGACTTTCTCTTACAAGAAGCCAACCACCTTCTACTAA
- the SPS4 gene encoding Sps4p (similar to Saccharomyces cerevisiae SPS4 (YOR313C); ancestral locus Anc_8.790) — MSKFFKRAVGHDGNTVLIYPNNNASQTTSLNQEVRLQPTESIRAARHGKSKYVERLKTYPLVQETVVIIEKIPVTRVLYANTKPVVKAILNSKPVQKMCPVTPFVDNVAVQSLKLTEKVVPCIKTKRYQDIHKTVVKPAVFTKNCARQIINTTVMAGDTYLYKPVHGQILNFRKFYNRKIYDTKGKPLIRGNFDPFILPLNNAFENLMLKYLPNATCISTDDFSCEVDRSVALSFNFILNAIPAIEHRKSELIWSPCNYVAHINRVTNKNLDKQPDLSCRHWWPATVTTFTELEREAVTYIKQDTPVRLFLKKRTRQEIAPAVSATEEIQEVQELPAPAHPEPHEILVNVE, encoded by the coding sequence ATGTCCAAGTTTTTCAAGAGAGCTGTAGGACATGACGGCAATACTGTATTAATTTATCCAAACAATAATGCTAGTCAAACGACAAGTTTAAATCAGGAAGTCCGTTTACAACCAACAGAATCAATACGTGCCGCTAGACATGGCAAGTCAAAATATGTAGAACGTCTCAAAACGTACCCTTTGGTCCAAGAGACTGTGGtgataattgaaaaaattccTGTTACCAGAGTTTTATATGCAAATACAAAACCAGTCGTTAAAGCCATCTTGAATTCAAAACCAGTTCAAAAAATGTGCCCAGTCACACCTTTTGTAGATAATGTTGCTGTTCAAAGTCTAAAGCTTACCGAGAAAGTTGTTCCCTGCATAAAGACTAAAAGGTATCAAGATATACACAAAACCGTAGTGAAACCCGCCGTCTTCACAAAGAACTGTGCAAGGCAAATTATAAATACTACAGTTATGGCAGGTGACACTTATTTGTACAAACCAGTGCATGGCcaaattctaaattttAGAAAGTTTTATAATCGGAAAATTTATGACACCAAGGGTAAACCTTTAATTAgaggaaattttgatccTTTCATTTTACCTCTAAATAATGCATTTGAAAATCTAatgttgaaatatttacctAATGCAACATGTATTTCTACCGATGATTTTTCATGTGAAGTTGACAGAAGTGTAGCTTTGTCgtttaatttcattctaAATGCTATTCCTGCCATTGAACATAGAAAAAGTGAATTAATTTGGAGTCCCTGTAATTATGTTGCCCATATAAATAGGGTAACAAACAAAAACTTAGATAAACAGCCAGATCTGTCATGTAGACATTGGTGGCCTGCTACGGTCACTACGTTCACGGAACTAGAAAGAGAGGCTGTCACATACATCAAACAAGACACGCCCGTACgtctttttcttaaaaagCGCACCAGGCAAGAAATTGCACCAGCTGTTAGTGCCACCGAAGAGATACAAGAGGTACAAGAGTTACCGGCACCTGCACATCCTGAGCCACATGAAATCCTAGTCAATGTTGAATAG
- the SFG1 gene encoding Sfg1p (similar to Saccharomyces cerevisiae SFG1 (YOR315W); ancestral locus Anc_8.791), with protein MKLNRFEDRVVLSTPKSKMVERTSLPSTPSKRLKLDIEPFTTLSVSPSKMPRSHLSIIKANSKHITRQTLPFDSDATLNKNDIDDTRILEGSLSSKLNSDDRRQLLDMGTISPLSDISSISSLSPDIDKLESIDSSDLGTFIWNTKPLIQKETYELSKMIHSAILKSPLENLQIDGMELQSQSTTEKKSEPHHRESQPKKPILNIASAGLNLIVSSSKGSLQDATIFATEINASTNGHENKLPVISNIWERITIPVNSSIKEKHKRIKQDLYGLYDDELDIDSFELFEKDRKKDYNDTSTEDAALIRGFEYKLQSDCKLKNRSKIKQPKRVRWSTMLEL; from the coding sequence atgaaattgaacagGTTCGAGGACAGGGTTGTTTTATCAACTCCAAAATCTAAAATGGTAGAACGAACAAGTCTGCCATCCACACCAAGCAAAAGATTAAAACTAGACATTGAACCTTTTACTACGTTAAGTGTCAGTCCTTCCAAAATGCCGAGAAGTCATCTGTCTATCATTAAAGCAAACTCAAAACACATTACTAGACAAACATTACCGTTTGACTCTGATGCTACGCTTAATAagaatgatattgatgatacCAGAATACTCGAAGGATCATTAAGTAGTAAGTTAAATTCTGATGACCGCCGTCAACTACTTGACATGGGGACCATCAGTCCATTGAGTGACATTTCCTCTATCTCATCTTTATCTCCAGATATCGACAAGTTAGAATCAATTGATTCATCAGATCTTGGGACATTTATATGGAATACAAAACCATTGATTCAAAAGGAAACGTACGAACTAAGTAAAATGATCCACTCTGCTATATTGAAATCACCATTGGAAAACCTACAGATAGATGGAATGGAATTACAATCACAATCGAccactgaaaaaaaatctgaaCCACACCATCGTGAAAGCCAACCAAAAAAACCAATTCTTAATATAGCTTCTGCTGGTCTCAATCTCATAGTGAGTTCATCGAAAGGTTCCCTGCAAGATGCTACTATATTTGCTACTGAAATCAATGCTTCTACAAATGGacatgaaaataaattaccAGTCATCTCTAATATATGGGAACGGATTACGATACCAgtcaattcatcaattaaagaaaagcaTAAGAGAATAAAACAAGATTTATATGGTCTCTATGATGATGAACTTGATATAGATAGCTTCGAACTTTTCGAAAAAGAcagaaagaaagattatAATGATACATCTACAGAAGATGCTGCTTTAATTAGAGGGTTTGAATATAAGTTGCAAAGTGATTGTAAGTTAAAAAATAGAAGCAAAATAAAACAGCCAAAAAGAGTAAGATGGTCAACTATGTTGGAGTTGTAA